Proteins from a genomic interval of Quercus lobata isolate SW786 chromosome 11, ValleyOak3.0 Primary Assembly, whole genome shotgun sequence:
- the LOC115966984 gene encoding receptor-like protein EIX1, translating into MALTGAVPCMDREQEALLKFKEGFKSASESFSSWTAEEDCCNWRGVGCDNATGHVTILDLHGRDPYNILQAHLVSPSLFDLPYLRYLDLSLNDFQQIPIPELIGSLKYIEYLNLSNANYRGTIPSTLGNLSHLKSLDLSGNGFSLRAENLSWVYGLSSLKVLDLGGVDLSNAEDWLDAVNMLPSLVMLRLFCCKLPKLSQNLHHVNFTSLKFLDLSFNNFSSTIPNWLFDIGHGLVYLNLSRCQLQGVILDALGNLASLISLDLSKNGLKGPIPLTLGLLQEQEFSQLVVLDVAMNCMEGSIKEAHLLKFSSLRVLDLYSNSLALEMSCQIGFSRIMYMNLSFNELKGHVPDFSSQLQFSQLDLTSNNFWSPLPRFSANLRVLFLARNSFFGHISNLCGILSMNNSLTYLDLSSNNLSGEIPDCWKYGYYLVTLNLANNNLSRQIPISMGQLIHLKTLQLENNSLSGEVPLSLKTCTDLTVLDLAKNTLG; encoded by the exons ATGGCTTTGACTGGTGCGGTACCGTGCATGGATAGGGAGCAAGAGGCTCTTCTCAAGTTCAAAGAAGGCTTTAAGAGTGCTTCAGAATCCTTCTCTTCATGGACAGCAGAAGAAGATTGTTGCAATTGGAGAGGAGTTGGATGTGACAACGCAACTGGTCATGTCACCATCCTTGATCTCCATGGTCGAGACCCTTACAACATATTGCAAGCTCATTTGGTAAGTCCTTCTCTGTTTGACTTACCATATTTGAGATACCTAGACTTAAGCCTCAACGATTTCCAGCAGATTCCAATTCCAGAGTTGATTGGTTCTCTTAAATATATTGAATATCTCAACCTGTCTAATGCCAATTATCGGGGAACCATTCCAAGTACTCTTGGAAACCTCTCGCACTTGAAGTCTCTGGATTTGAGTGGAAATGGCTTTTCTTTAAGAGCTGAAAACCTCAGTTGGGTTTATGGTCTTTCCTCTTTGAAAGTTCTTGATCTGGGTGGTGTTGATCTTAGCAATGCAGAGGATTGGCTTGATGCAGTAAATATGCTTCCTTCTCTGGTAATGTTGCGTTTATTCTGTTGCAAACTTCCCAAGCTCTCTCAAAATTTGCATCATGTGAATTTTACTTCACTTAAATTCCTCGATCTCTCGTTTAATAACTTCAGTTCTACAATACCAAATTGGTTGTTTGACATTGGTCATGGTCTTGTTTACCTTAATCTTTCAAGATGTCAGTTGCAAGGTGTGATTCTAGATGCTTTAGGGAACCTGGCTTCTCTCATCTCTCTTGATCTCTCGAAGAATGGCCTCAAAGGTCCAATTCCGTTAACTTTAGGCCTTCTTCAAGAACAAG AGTTTTCGCAACTGGTTGTCCTGGATGTGGCTATGAATTGCATGGAGGGTAGCATCAAAGAAGCTCACTTGCTAAAATTCAGTAGCTTGCGGGTGTTAGATCTTTATTCAAACTCGTTGGCATTGGAA ATGTCGTGCCAGATTGGTTTTTCCAGGATCATGTATATGAATCTGTCTTTCAACGAGCTCAAAGGACATGTGCCTGATTTTTCATCCCAACTCCAATTTTCACAACTTGATTTGACTAGCAATAACTTTTGGAGTCCCCTGCCTCGCTTCTCCGCCAACTTAAGGGTATTGTTTCTAGCTAGAAATTCATTTTTTGGACatatttcaaacttatgtgGAATATTGTCTATGAATAACTCCCTCACTTATTTGGATCtatcttcaaataatttatcGGGAGAGATTCCAGATTGTTGGAAATATGGATACTATCTGGTCACTCTCAACTTAGCTAATAACAATCTTTCAAGACAAATTCCCATCTCAATGGGCCAATTAATTCATCTTAAAACATTGCAATTGGAGAACAATAGTCTATCGGGAGAAGTGCCTTTATCATTGAAGACTTGCACTGACTTGACTGTTTTGGATCTTGCAAAAAACACTCTTGGGTAA
- the LOC115966985 gene encoding receptor-like protein EIX2, whose translation MASLEAMQYPDMSYPYMTYSDGVKLAFNFREFIRNHRFYYFLNYFSYVLDLSSNNLSGKIPTEVMSLGGLLYLNLSRNHLVGPIPPSIGEMENLEVLNLSRNHLSGTMPTAMIDIPFLMDFNVSYNNLSGEILHTGQFSTFPDSSYIGNHQLCGPPLSKICSSNESFGDPHCSIEEGDEEKQGIQKEEQYGFEITSFYLSMGLGFIAGYCGFWCSLLMNRSWRRTYFRLLGNMNEKISGMVQGSSWSSQIAKEVSTPTNSQVKGRQYSSVQYSLLRVPSLCLFKY comes from the coding sequence ATGGCTTCCTTGGAAGCCATGCAATATCCTGACATGAGTTATCCTTATATGACCTATTCTGATGGCGTCAAACTCGCATTCAACTTTAGGGAGTTTATTAGAAACCAtcgtttttattattttttgaactatTTTTCCTATGTGCTTGACCTTTCATCTAATAACTTGTCTGGAAAGATTCCCACAGAAGTAATGAGCCTAGGCGGATTGCTATATTTGAATTTGTCAAGAAATCATCTGGTCGGACCTATCCCACCAAGCATCGGTGAAATGGAAAATTTAGAAGTTCTTAATTTATCAAGGAACCACCTTTCAGGCACTATGCCCACTGCCATGATAGATATTCCCTTCCTCATGGATTTCAACGTGTCATATAACAACTTGTCAGGGGAAATTTTACATACCGGCCAGTTTAGTACATTTCCAGACTCAAGCTATATAGGGAATCATCAACTTTGTGGGCCTCCACTTTCAAAGATATGCTCAAGCAATGAATCATTCGGAGATCCACATTGTAGCATTGAAGAAGGAGATGAAGAAAAGCAAGGCATTCAAAAAGAAGAGCAGTATGGCTTTGAAATAACTTCATTTTATTTAAGCATGGGACTTGGATTTATTGCAGGGTATTGTGGATTTTGGTGCTCTTTACTGATGAACAGATCTTGGAGGCGCACTTATTTCCGCCTCTTGGGCAACATGAATGAAAAAATTTCTGGGATGGTACAAGGTAGCAGTTGGAGTAGCCAAATTGCAAAGGAAGTTTCAACACCAACAAACTCCCAAGTAAAGGGTCGTCAATATAGTTCTGTACAATACTCGCTTTTGCGAGTACCTTCTTTATGTCTCTTTAAGTATTAA